From Thermoflavifilum aggregans, a single genomic window includes:
- a CDS encoding regulatory protein RecX gives MSDCQHIKQSVIWKKITHYCAYQERCHQEVKQKLHQLGVYGQQAETCIACLIEENYLNEERFAMQFALGKFNINKWGKRKIASALQQKQISSYLIKKAIAQIDTDQYLKVLQKQMESKIAAGKDLSVPVLKQKIMSYFLQKGYEAECIEQIWNRIQDLQEE, from the coding sequence ATGTCGGATTGCCAGCACATCAAACAATCTGTAATCTGGAAAAAAATCACACATTATTGTGCTTATCAGGAGCGATGCCATCAGGAAGTAAAGCAAAAATTGCATCAGCTGGGTGTGTATGGTCAACAAGCAGAAACTTGTATTGCCTGTTTGATAGAGGAAAATTATCTGAATGAAGAACGTTTTGCCATGCAGTTTGCCCTTGGCAAATTCAACATCAACAAATGGGGTAAACGAAAAATCGCTTCGGCCCTTCAGCAAAAACAAATTTCATCGTATCTGATCAAAAAAGCAATTGCACAGATAGATACGGATCAATATCTGAAAGTTTTGCAAAAACAAATGGAATCAAAAATAGCTGCTGGTAAAGATCTGAGTGTTCCTGTGCTGAAACAAAAAATTATGTCTTATTTTTTGCAAAAAGGATATGAAGCGGAATGCATTGAACAGATTTGGAATCGTATTCAGGATTTACAGGAGGAATAA
- a CDS encoding ATP-dependent helicase, protein MHFLDELNERQREAVQHIDGPLMVIAGAGSGKTKVLTARIAYLMEQGVDPFHILALTFTNKAANEMKARIERMLGSTEARNLYIGTFHSVFARLLRADAHRLGYPSNFTIYDTDDSKNVLKKIIAELRLDDKHYRPGMVYNRISNAKNSLIGWEEYQQYPELIQEDTRAGRPMIGKIFEWYAKRCFQNGAMDFDDLLYQMYVLLTRFPDVLHKYQHKFQYILIDEYQDTNPAQYAIIKLLGAVHENICVVGDDAQSIYSFRGATIQNILQFEKDYEDVKVVKLEQNYRSTRSILSVANEVIAYNKRQLPKVLWTQNDEGEKIKLVSLLSEHDEARFVADTIAEQKLRNHYANKDFAVLYRTNAQSRSFEEHLRRLNIPYRIYGGISFYQRKEIKDFLAYLRVIVNPKDEESLSRIINYPARGIGEQTLQKCLLLAREQGISLWEVLENIRKYDLRSVPVNQIEDFVVMIKNLQLLLSKENAYTVAVQAGKASGLVKELYNDQSVEGIARYENVQELLNAIKEFTETPDSEGELADKDLGSYLQQITLLTDADDEKEESDTVKLMTIHAAKGLEFPCVFVVGLEEGLFPNAMSINTRDELEEERRLFYVAITRAKEKLWLTYAMNRYRFGSFVQNDPSRFISELPPDYVEKPLGRDYRTNHGSSFRQNQTQRRSPTSGNLSFSQPKPATAVHTPSPDFKPDDFRLMKEGMKVEHQKFGYGIILSIDGNASNPIATIRFELSGEKKIMLNYARLRIVRTDETDSQ, encoded by the coding sequence ATGCATTTTCTCGACGAACTTAATGAACGCCAGCGTGAGGCGGTACAACATATCGATGGGCCATTGATGGTAATAGCCGGTGCCGGCTCCGGCAAAACCAAAGTGCTCACTGCCCGCATTGCTTACCTGATGGAACAGGGCGTAGATCCCTTTCACATCCTGGCCCTGACATTTACCAACAAGGCAGCCAATGAAATGAAAGCCCGCATTGAACGGATGCTGGGTAGTACAGAAGCCCGTAATTTATATATCGGCACTTTTCACTCGGTATTTGCACGTTTGTTGCGTGCGGATGCTCACAGGCTCGGATATCCATCCAATTTTACCATTTATGATACAGATGATTCCAAAAATGTATTGAAAAAAATCATAGCAGAACTACGACTTGATGATAAACATTACCGCCCCGGCATGGTGTATAACCGCATTTCCAATGCAAAAAACAGCCTGATTGGATGGGAAGAGTACCAGCAATATCCGGAACTCATACAGGAGGATACAAGAGCTGGAAGGCCTATGATCGGAAAAATCTTTGAATGGTACGCCAAACGTTGCTTTCAGAATGGGGCTATGGATTTTGATGATTTGTTGTATCAGATGTATGTGTTGCTCACCCGTTTTCCGGATGTGCTGCATAAATACCAGCATAAGTTTCAGTATATCCTGATTGATGAATATCAGGATACCAATCCTGCGCAATATGCCATCATTAAGCTGCTGGGCGCGGTGCATGAAAATATTTGTGTGGTGGGTGATGATGCACAAAGTATTTATTCTTTCCGCGGGGCCACCATTCAGAATATCCTGCAGTTTGAAAAAGATTATGAAGATGTGAAGGTGGTGAAACTGGAGCAAAACTATCGAAGTACGCGTAGTATCTTATCTGTAGCCAATGAAGTGATTGCCTATAACAAACGCCAGCTTCCTAAAGTTTTATGGACGCAAAATGATGAAGGCGAAAAAATCAAACTGGTTTCCCTATTGTCTGAACATGATGAAGCCCGCTTTGTAGCCGATACCATTGCCGAACAAAAATTACGAAATCACTATGCCAACAAGGATTTTGCCGTGCTGTACCGTACCAATGCCCAGAGCCGAAGTTTTGAAGAACATCTGCGCAGATTGAATATTCCTTACAGAATATATGGTGGCATATCATTCTATCAACGAAAAGAAATCAAGGATTTTCTTGCTTATCTGCGTGTGATTGTCAATCCTAAAGATGAAGAAAGTTTATCAAGAATTATTAATTATCCTGCACGTGGTATCGGTGAGCAAACCCTGCAAAAATGTTTGTTGCTGGCTCGTGAACAAGGTATATCGCTTTGGGAAGTATTGGAAAATATCAGAAAATATGATCTGCGTTCAGTTCCTGTTAATCAGATTGAAGATTTTGTGGTGATGATTAAAAACCTGCAGCTGCTGCTCAGCAAGGAAAATGCCTATACCGTGGCCGTACAGGCTGGCAAAGCATCTGGACTGGTAAAGGAATTGTACAATGATCAGAGTGTGGAAGGCATTGCCCGGTATGAGAATGTGCAGGAATTGTTGAATGCCATCAAAGAATTTACAGAAACACCCGACAGTGAAGGCGAACTGGCAGATAAGGACCTGGGAAGCTACTTGCAGCAGATTACCTTGCTCACCGATGCGGATGATGAAAAAGAAGAGAGTGATACCGTAAAGCTCATGACTATTCATGCAGCGAAAGGACTTGAATTTCCTTGCGTATTTGTGGTCGGCCTGGAAGAGGGGCTTTTCCCCAATGCCATGTCAATTAACACACGCGATGAGCTGGAAGAAGAGCGGCGACTGTTTTATGTAGCCATTACCCGTGCGAAAGAAAAATTATGGCTCACCTATGCGATGAACCGATATCGCTTCGGCAGTTTTGTACAAAATGATCCCAGCCGTTTTATATCGGAACTACCACCGGATTATGTTGAAAAACCATTAGGCAGAGATTACAGAACGAATCACGGCAGTAGCTTTCGGCAAAATCAAACACAGAGAAGATCTCCTACTTCCGGCAATTTATCATTTTCTCAGCCCAAGCCAGCAACTGCTGTGCATACGCCTTCACCTGATTTTAAACCGGATGATTTCCGATTAATGAAAGAAGGAATGAAAGTGGAACACCAGAAATTCGGATATGGTATCATTCTTTCCATTGATGGAAATGCATCCAACCCGATTGCAACCATCCGTTTTGAATTAAGCGGTGAAAAGAAAATCATGCTGAATTATGCACGCCTGCGGATTGTGCGCACAGATGAAACAGATTCTCAATGA
- the nagA gene encoding N-acetylglucosamine-6-phosphate deacetylase, with translation MRQAYYNGIIYTGKEILKHLAVLMDGYQVLDIVPESSIPEGFQRIDVQGNCIAPGLIDLQIYGGNGQLFSLYPDVSSILATEEYCKAGGALYFQPTVATHEPGLMQKALEAYRQYRDSGGKAAIGVHWEGPFLNPQKRGAHVEKYIRPLQKDEALQLAQHHDALRTITLAPECCDPTCVEVLMQAGIRVSAGHSAATYEQARQAFAQTGIRLATHLFNAMSPLQTRDPGLVGAIFEDTAVYASIIADGVHVHPANIRIGKAIMGNRLFLITDAVEESKNGPYIYLRQQDRYVNQEGVLAGSTLTMLKAVAYCVQQAGIALDEALRMASWYPAKAMGMDQQAGLLHPGYHSGLIVFDNNFELLYRSV, from the coding sequence ATGAGACAGGCTTACTACAATGGAATCATTTACACGGGTAAAGAAATACTGAAACATCTTGCCGTGCTGATGGATGGCTATCAAGTACTGGATATTGTCCCGGAAAGTAGCATCCCGGAAGGCTTTCAGCGGATAGATGTGCAAGGCAATTGCATAGCTCCCGGTCTGATTGATTTGCAGATTTATGGTGGCAATGGTCAATTGTTTTCCCTGTATCCGGATGTATCGTCAATTTTGGCTACCGAAGAATATTGCAAGGCAGGAGGAGCCTTGTATTTTCAGCCTACCGTAGCAACCCATGAACCCGGGCTGATGCAAAAAGCCCTGGAGGCTTACCGGCAATATCGGGATAGTGGCGGAAAAGCAGCCATAGGTGTGCATTGGGAAGGGCCATTTCTCAACCCGCAAAAACGAGGCGCTCACGTGGAGAAATACATCCGTCCCTTGCAAAAGGATGAAGCCTTGCAGCTGGCGCAACACCACGATGCCCTTCGTACCATCACGCTGGCACCGGAGTGTTGTGATCCGACATGTGTGGAAGTGTTGATGCAGGCCGGTATCAGGGTTTCGGCCGGACATAGTGCTGCAACCTATGAACAGGCCAGGCAGGCATTTGCACAAACCGGTATCCGGCTGGCTACCCATTTGTTCAATGCAATGTCGCCCCTGCAGACACGCGACCCCGGACTGGTGGGCGCGATCTTCGAGGATACAGCTGTGTATGCCAGTATCATTGCCGATGGCGTTCATGTGCATCCGGCCAACATCCGCATCGGCAAAGCTATCATGGGCAACAGGTTGTTTTTGATTACAGATGCTGTGGAAGAAAGTAAAAACGGCCCCTATATTTATCTGCGGCAACAGGATCGATATGTGAATCAGGAGGGTGTGCTGGCAGGATCTACCCTAACCATGCTGAAAGCAGTGGCTTATTGCGTGCAACAGGCAGGTATTGCATTGGACGAAGCTTTGCGTATGGCATCGTGGTATCCGGCAAAAGCCATGGGTATGGATCAGCAAGCAGGCTTGCTGCATCCCGGTTATCATTCGGGCTTAATTGTGTTTGACAACAATTTTGAGTTGCTTTATCGTTCGGTGTAG
- a CDS encoding efflux RND transporter periplasmic adaptor subunit — MKRFVFAFFAFWVSCASPSQQPAQNEAKVANEQDSLVTMSDVELQNAGIQLVHPEIRDIYTQVKLNGQIDVPPQNLISISSPVGGFLKYTHLLPGDHVKKGEVIAELQDMQYIQMQQDYLAAKARLTYLQQELNRQQTLSENQATSQKNYQQILSEYQAQQIQFHALAAKLRLIGIQPDSLTPDKLRSTIQLRSPINGYVTSVNVNIGKYVMPTDVLFQLVDPRDIHAAMTVFQEDIDLFKPGIRGKVYLPNQPGKFYDVEVVLITRNVDSNRAGLLHCHFLQDASGLLPGMYVSGNFTLGHERDVAVPDHAVVHYQGKDYVFVAHDNHTFVLTPVRTGKADSGWIALPDANPEEWLRLQVAAGNAFAILGKMKNKIED, encoded by the coding sequence ATGAAAAGGTTCGTTTTTGCGTTTTTCGCATTTTGGGTATCTTGTGCTTCACCCTCCCAACAGCCAGCACAAAATGAAGCAAAAGTTGCAAATGAGCAGGATAGTTTGGTAACAATGAGTGACGTGGAATTGCAAAATGCAGGAATACAACTTGTGCATCCTGAAATAAGAGACATTTATACTCAGGTGAAACTGAACGGACAAATAGATGTGCCTCCGCAAAATCTGATTTCTATTTCATCGCCAGTGGGTGGATTTTTGAAATATACCCATTTGCTTCCCGGTGATCATGTTAAAAAGGGAGAAGTAATTGCCGAACTGCAGGATATGCAATATATTCAGATGCAGCAGGATTATCTTGCTGCAAAAGCACGCCTGACCTATTTGCAGCAGGAGTTGAATCGCCAACAGACATTGAGTGAAAATCAGGCAACCAGCCAGAAAAATTATCAGCAAATATTAAGCGAATATCAGGCTCAGCAAATTCAGTTTCATGCGCTGGCTGCCAAACTGCGCCTGATTGGTATTCAACCGGATTCCCTTACGCCCGATAAACTTCGTTCTACCATTCAGCTTCGTTCGCCTATCAACGGATATGTAACTTCTGTAAATGTCAACATCGGAAAATATGTGATGCCTACGGATGTGTTGTTTCAATTGGTAGATCCCAGAGATATTCATGCAGCCATGACTGTTTTTCAGGAAGATATAGATTTATTTAAACCCGGAATCCGCGGAAAAGTGTATTTACCGAATCAACCTGGAAAATTTTATGATGTTGAAGTGGTGCTCATTACCAGGAATGTGGATAGTAACAGGGCAGGTCTTTTGCATTGCCATTTTTTGCAGGATGCATCAGGTTTGTTGCCTGGCATGTATGTATCGGGAAATTTTACATTGGGTCATGAACGTGATGTAGCCGTACCAGATCATGCTGTGGTTCACTACCAGGGAAAAGATTATGTTTTTGTGGCACATGATAATCATACATTTGTGCTTACGCCCGTGCGGACAGGTAAAGCAGATAGCGGATGGATCGCGTTGCCTGATGCGAATCCGGAGGAATGGCTTCGGTTGCAGGTTGCTGCGGGAAATGCTTTTGCTATTTTGGGCAAAATGAAAAACAAGATAGAAGATTGA
- a CDS encoding nitrilase-related carbon-nitrogen hydrolase → MKSHLHIALMQIDIQWEQIDENLRQISQQLAALPRETEVVFLPEMFATGFSMNAEKLAQPMNGKIVQWMREQAYKHRIILCGSVMIYDQGKYWNRLIWMQPDGNFGTYDKRHLFAYAEEDKHYTSGSRQLIAQVNGWRVALYICYDLRFPVWCAQQPTDDGSAAYDVLAVIASWPASRIEAWDLLLQARALENQAYVIGVNRVGEEPPAKAHASHGIQYPGYSAIVDPAGKWLYRSTHPQPEIITHILSAQHLQQVRKHFPFLRDRDRFTILNHE, encoded by the coding sequence ATGAAATCACATCTTCATATTGCTTTGATGCAGATTGACATACAGTGGGAGCAGATAGATGAAAATCTGCGGCAGATTTCGCAACAGCTTGCCGCGCTTCCCCGTGAAACAGAAGTTGTATTTCTTCCGGAGATGTTTGCAACCGGATTCAGCATGAACGCTGAAAAGCTCGCACAGCCTATGAATGGAAAAATTGTACAGTGGATGAGAGAACAGGCTTACAAGCATCGGATCATTCTGTGTGGCAGTGTGATGATTTATGATCAGGGTAAATATTGGAATCGCCTGATTTGGATGCAACCGGATGGTAATTTTGGTACGTATGATAAGCGACATTTGTTTGCCTATGCGGAGGAAGACAAGCATTATACATCAGGTAGTCGCCAGTTGATTGCTCAGGTAAACGGATGGCGGGTAGCTTTATACATTTGTTATGATCTGCGTTTTCCGGTATGGTGTGCCCAACAGCCTACAGACGATGGATCAGCAGCCTACGATGTATTGGCTGTTATTGCCAGCTGGCCGGCATCGCGCATTGAAGCATGGGATCTTTTGCTGCAGGCACGCGCTCTTGAAAACCAGGCTTATGTGATCGGTGTAAATCGCGTAGGCGAAGAGCCACCGGCAAAAGCACATGCTTCGCATGGAATACAATATCCCGGCTATTCCGCTATCGTGGATCCTGCAGGAAAATGGCTTTATCGCTCCACCCATCCACAACCTGAGATTATTACCCATATCCTTTCGGCGCAGCATCTGCAACAGGTGCGCAAGCATTTTCCTTTTCTGCGTGACAGGGATCGTTTTACTATTCTGAATCATGAATAA